The following coding sequences are from one Melanotaenia boesemani isolate fMelBoe1 chromosome 19, fMelBoe1.pri, whole genome shotgun sequence window:
- the LOC121630350 gene encoding uncharacterized protein LOC121630350: protein MDDKLILAVFNFPELFNITLPNYRCTESRANAWRNISISLGIPSEECKRKWKNLRDRYLKEVRMEIKSKKQGEIVQSKWKYRQLMNFIAPFTGSRGSVADICGNNDDDQDNPDNESGSTEGETTLSESFKSPQNITKVPMTPPESKPQGAFVTQISAPSQDTQVAQLAVVAKMSPVPQITPSSNTGRKRKPAPESPSPPSPQGTPSPTKWLVKDNGASFPSRIRDEDELFLLSFVPALKRLAPQKRCETKMKIQQIMYEAEFNVAQAELQERKMESEAQD, encoded by the exons ATGGATGATAAGTTGATATTGGCTGTATTTAATTTCCCAGAGCTGTTTAATATCACTTTACCGAATTATCGCTGCACGGAAAGTCGTGCAAACGCATGGAGAAACATCAGCATCTCCCTGGGTATCCCAT CTGAGGAGtgcaaaagaaaatggaagaacTTGAGAGACAGGTACCTGAAGGAAGTCCGAATGGAGATCAAAAGCAAGAAGCAGGGAGAAATCGTACAAAGTAAATGGAAATACAGACAACTTATGAACTTTATTGCCCCCTTCACTGGATCAAGAGGTAGCGTGGCAGATATTTGTGGCAACAATGACGATGACCAAGACAATCCTGACAATGAATCTGGCAGTACGGAGGGAGAAACCACTTTGTCTGAGTCATTCAAATCACCACAGAATATCACAAAGGTCCCCATGACCCCACCTGAATCCAAGCCCCAAGGGGCATTCGTAACACAGATATCTGCACCATCTCAGGACACGCAAGTGGCCCAGCTGGCTGTTGTAGCCAAGATGTCACCAGTCCCACAGATAACCCCTAGCAGTAATACTGGACGTAAACGGAAACCAGCACCAGAGTCCCCGTCACCGCCTTCCCCTCAAGGTACACCATCGCCAACGAAATGGCTTGTCAAAGACAATGGCGCATCGTTTCCCTCTAGGATACGTGATGAGGACGAACTATTTCTGCTGAGCTTCGTTCCGGCTCTGAAGAGACTTGCTCCACAAAAAAGGTGTGAGACAAAAATGAAGATCCAGCAGATTATGTATGAAGCAGAATTCAATGTTGCACAGGCAGAATTAcaagagagaaagatggagTCAGAAGCACAGGACTGA
- the ess2 gene encoding splicing factor ESS-2 homolog isoform X1, translating to MEGSASVRKALSGTLVPSAVTTVALRQPEENENEKEKLKRNVLDEEEYIESLEKIIQRDFFPDVTKLQAQKDYLEAEENGDLERMREISIRYGSSLKSTPHSSAPYVTPASFETPVGHSGSPSSTYSCKGSDVEKKDDDEEKKLPSLDRFLAKNTSEDNASFEQIMDLAEDKEKLRHAWLYEAEAEFKQRHEENLALPPAEKAALECVKAGLETWEYKAKNALMYYPEGVKDDDSVFKKPREVVHKNTRFSGDPFSKALNKSQIQQAAALNAQFKQGKVGPDGKELIPHESPTVNGYGFERTPSPAPGVCESPLMTWGEIESTPFRLDGSDTPYVERNHGPSFKIPEPGRRERLGLKMANEAAAKNRAKKQEALRKVTENLASLTPKGLSPALTPALQRLVNRTSSKYTDKALRASYTPSPSHRIIGCKSPFAGPATPSGTPTPNKAKTPSSQDLTSLTDNLLQLPKRRKASDFF from the exons ATGGAGGGTAGTGCTAGTGTGAGGAAAGCGTTGTCCGGGACTCTAGTACCTTCAGCGGTCACAACAGTTGCCCTCCGTCAACCCGAGGAGAATGAGAATGAGAAGGAAAAGTTGAAAAGAAACGTCCTTGACGAAGAGGAGTATATCGAG AGCTTGGAAAAAATCATACAGAGGGACTTTTTTCCAGATGTAACAAAACTGCAAGCACAAAAGGACTATCTTGAAGCAGAGGAAAATGGAGACCTTGAGAGAATGAGAGAGATATCCATACGATATGGATCATCTTTGAAATCTACACCACACTCTTCAGCACCTT ATGTGACTCCAGCTAGCTTTGAAACACCAGTGGGCCATTCTGGATCACCATCCTCTACTTATTCTTGTAAAGGTTCAGATGTAG AGAAAAAGGACGATGACGAAGAAAAAAAGCTGCCCAGTTTGGACCGCTTCCTCGCTAAAAATACTAGTGAGGACAATGCGTCATTTGAACAGATAATGGACCTGGCAGAAGACAAGGAGAAGCTGAGGCATGCTTGGTTATATGAAGCTGAGGCTGAATTTAAACAG CGCCACGAGGAGAACCTTGCCTTACCGCCAGCAGAGAAGGCTGCTCTTGAATGTGTCAAAGCTGGACTGGAGACATGGGAGTACAAAGCAAAGAATGCCTTGATGTATTATCCAGAGG GTGTAAAAGATGATGATTCTGTCTTTAAGAAGCCAAGAGAGGTAGTTCACAAGAATACTCGCTTTTCTGGAGATCCATTCAGCAAAGCGCTCAACAAAAGTCAGATTCAGCAGGCGGCAGCCCTTAATGCACAG TTTAAACAGGGTAAAGTGGGCCCTGATGGGAAAGAACTTATTCCCCACGAATCCCCAACAGTGAATGGATATGGGTTTGAAAGGACTCCTTCCCCTGCACCTg GTGTGTGTGAGTCACCTCTGATGACCTGGGGTGAGATTGAGAGCACCCCATTTCGTTTGGACGGATCAGACACTCCATATGTTGAAAGAAACCATGGACCATCATTTAAG ATTCCTGAACCAGGAAGACGAGAGAGACTGGGTTTGAAGATGGCCAATGAAGCTGCTGCCAAAAACCGTGCAAAGAAGCAGGAGGCATTACGAAAAGTCACCGAGAACCTTGCAAG TCTTACACCTAAAGGTCTGAGCCCAGCCCTCACACCTGCCCTGCAGCGGCTCGTAAATCGGACATCTAGCAAATACACGGACAAAGCCCTTCGAGCAAGTTACACCCCTTCACCCTCACACAGAATCATTGGTTGCAAGTCTCCATTCGCTGGCCCAGCCACTCCTTCAGGAACACCAACGCCCAACAAAGCCAAGACACCGAGCTCTCAGGACCTTACATCACTCACAGACAACCTCCTGCAGCTTCCCAAGAGACGGAAAGCCTCAGACTTTTTTTGA
- the rnf185 gene encoding E3 ubiquitin-protein ligase RNF185 isoform X1: protein MAAAASSSPAPGSSAAAENTSPGSSSSTQADGGNQDSTFECNICLDTAKDAVISLCGHLFCWPCLHQWLETRPNRQVCPVCKAGISRDKVIPLYGRGSTGQQDPRERTPPRPQGQRPEPENRGGFQGFGFGDGGFQMSFGIGAFPFGIFATAFNINDGRPPPAAPGTPQHMDEQFLSRLFLFVALVIMFWLLIA from the exons ATGGCTGCCGCTGCATCTTCTTCACCAGCTCCTGGCTCCTCTGCAGCCGCTGAAAACACaagccccgggtccagcagCTCGACTCAGGCTGACGGTGGCAACCAGGACAGCACTTTCGAGTGCAATATATGTTTAGACACGGCCAAGGATGCCGTGATCAGCTTGTGTGGACACCTCTTTTG TTGGCCTTGTTTGCATCAG tgGTTGGAAACCCGACCAAACAGACAAGTATGTCCAGTGTGTAAAGCTGGTATCAGCAGGGACAAAGTAATCCCCTTATATGGGAGGGGAAGTACAGGCCAGCAGGATCCCAG AGAAAGGACACCCCCTCGGCCACAAGGACAAAGACCTGAGCCAGAAAACCGTGGT GGGTTCCAGGGATTTGGCTTTGGAGATGGTGGTTTCCAGATGTCATTTGGAATTGGGGCCTTTCCATTTGGTATTTTTGCTACAGCTTTCAATATTAATGATGGACGACCTCCTCCAG CAGCTCCAGGGACACCACAGCACATGGATGAACAGTTTCTGTCTCGACTCTTCCTGTTTGTCGCTCTAGTGATTATGTTTTGGCTGCTGATTGCATAG
- the iscub gene encoding iron-sulfur cluster assembly enzyme b has protein sequence MASTVVNKCLSPLAFLTRRLSAPQLITQCCYHQKVVDHYENPRNVGSLDKASKNVGTGLVGAPACGDVMKLQIEVDDQGKIVDAKFKTFGCGSAIASSSLATEWVKGKSLDEALQIKNTDIAKELSLPPVKLHCSMLAEDAIKAALADYRLKQHDSQQEAVRVSN, from the exons ATGGCGAGTACTGTGGTGAACAAGTGTCTCAGTCCTCTGGCTTTCCTCACCAGGAGGCTCTCAGCTCCACAGCTGATCACTCAGTGTTGCTACCACCAAAAG GTGGTGGATCATTATGAAAACCCAAGAAATGTGGGCTCGTTGGACAAAGCCTCCAAGAATGTTGGGACTGGCTTGGTGGGCGCTCCAGCCTGTGGAGATGTAATGAAACTTCAG ATCGAAGTTGATGACCAGGGAAAGATTGTGGATGCCAAGTTCAAAACCTTTGGCTGCGGCTCCGCCATCGCCTCCAGCTCTCTGGCAACTGAGTGGGTGAAAGGCAAATCT TTGGATGAAGCTTTGCAGATTAAGAACACTGACATCGCCAAAGAGCTCAGTCTTCCACCTGTTAAACTCCACTGCTCCA TGCTTGCAGAGGATGCCATCAAGGCAGCCCTAGCTGACTATCGCCTCAAGCAGCATGACAGCCAGCAGGAGGCAGTTAGGGTCAGCAATTAA
- the LOC121630139 gene encoding chemokine-like receptor 1 translates to MGVDYIDYDDYTPDNQTENTTINEGFLTFSTSKSSLTHVLVAVNIIISIVGLGGNLLVIWICGWKMKTTVVTTWYMSLAISDFLFCAILPFEIFYMITSHWPFGQVLCKLSSSVLFLNMYSSVFLLVLISADRCVMIWFPVWAHNHRTVQKAYGVVVLMWLFSALLTLPSLIFRQTTIHGSITQCYTEYMDHSRHRAVALSRFICGFLIPCLMTVFCCVVLGVKLRSLTIRSRKPYKIMVALILSFFFCWVPYHTFVLLELDYRNHSLEVLQTGLKVGTTLASANSFISPILYVFIGNDFKKTLKRSLMSRIEDAMAEDLRTGGLSQSRCKSMEIIKN, encoded by the coding sequence ATGGGTGTGGATTATATTGACTATGACGATTACACTCCAGACAACCAAACTGAGAACACCACAATTAATGAAGGATTTTTGACTTTTAGTACATCTAAGTCTTCTCTGACTCATGTTCTTGTGGCAGTCAATATTATTATATCAATTGTTGGGCTTGGAGGAAACTTATTAGTGATTTGGATCTGTGGATGGAAAATGAAAACTACTGTCGTCACCACCTGGTACATGAGTCTGGCCATTTCAGACTTTTTATTCTGTGCCATATTGCCCTTTGAAATATTCTACATGATAACATCCCATTGGCCTTTTGGACAAGTCTTGTGCAAACTCAGCTCTTCCGTCCTATTTCTCAACATGTACAGCAGTGTGTTTCTCTTAGTTCTGATCAGCGCTGACCGCTGTGTCATGATTTGGTTTCCTGTGTGGGCACACAACCACCGGACAGTGCAGAAAGCTTATGGAGTAGTTGTTCTGATGTGGCTCTTCTCTGCACTCCTGACATTGCCCTCACTGATCTTCAGACAAACAACAATCCATGGCTCAATCACTCAGTGTTACACAGAGTACATGGACCATTCCAGACACAGGGCAGTGGCACTGAGTCGATTCATCTGTGGGTTCTTGATTCCTTGCCTGATGACTGTGTTCTGCTGCGTGGTGCTTGGTGTAAAGCTGAGAAGTTTGACCATCAGGTCAAGAAAACCTTATAAAATCATGGTGGCACtcattctgtcttttttcttctgctggGTCCCCTATCATACTTTTGTTCTCCTGGAGTTGGATTATAGGAACCACAGCCTGGAAGTACTTCAAACTGGGCTAAAAGTTGGGACCACCCTGGCTTCAGCTAACAGCTTCATATCCCCCATTCTCTATGTGTTTATTGGTAATGACTTCAAAAAAACTCTAAAGCGGTCTTTAATGTCAAGGATTGAGGATGCAATGGCAGAAGATTTACGCACAGGTGGTCTCAGTCAATCTAGGTGCAAGTCaatggaaataataaaaaactaa
- the ess2 gene encoding splicing factor ESS-2 homolog isoform X2 — protein MREISIRYGSSLKSTPHSSAPYVTPASFETPVGHSGSPSSTYSCKGSDVEKKDDDEEKKLPSLDRFLAKNTSEDNASFEQIMDLAEDKEKLRHAWLYEAEAEFKQRHEENLALPPAEKAALECVKAGLETWEYKAKNALMYYPEGVKDDDSVFKKPREVVHKNTRFSGDPFSKALNKSQIQQAAALNAQFKQGKVGPDGKELIPHESPTVNGYGFERTPSPAPGVCESPLMTWGEIESTPFRLDGSDTPYVERNHGPSFKIPEPGRRERLGLKMANEAAAKNRAKKQEALRKVTENLASLTPKGLSPALTPALQRLVNRTSSKYTDKALRASYTPSPSHRIIGCKSPFAGPATPSGTPTPNKAKTPSSQDLTSLTDNLLQLPKRRKASDFF, from the exons ATGAGAGAGATATCCATACGATATGGATCATCTTTGAAATCTACACCACACTCTTCAGCACCTT ATGTGACTCCAGCTAGCTTTGAAACACCAGTGGGCCATTCTGGATCACCATCCTCTACTTATTCTTGTAAAGGTTCAGATGTAG AGAAAAAGGACGATGACGAAGAAAAAAAGCTGCCCAGTTTGGACCGCTTCCTCGCTAAAAATACTAGTGAGGACAATGCGTCATTTGAACAGATAATGGACCTGGCAGAAGACAAGGAGAAGCTGAGGCATGCTTGGTTATATGAAGCTGAGGCTGAATTTAAACAG CGCCACGAGGAGAACCTTGCCTTACCGCCAGCAGAGAAGGCTGCTCTTGAATGTGTCAAAGCTGGACTGGAGACATGGGAGTACAAAGCAAAGAATGCCTTGATGTATTATCCAGAGG GTGTAAAAGATGATGATTCTGTCTTTAAGAAGCCAAGAGAGGTAGTTCACAAGAATACTCGCTTTTCTGGAGATCCATTCAGCAAAGCGCTCAACAAAAGTCAGATTCAGCAGGCGGCAGCCCTTAATGCACAG TTTAAACAGGGTAAAGTGGGCCCTGATGGGAAAGAACTTATTCCCCACGAATCCCCAACAGTGAATGGATATGGGTTTGAAAGGACTCCTTCCCCTGCACCTg GTGTGTGTGAGTCACCTCTGATGACCTGGGGTGAGATTGAGAGCACCCCATTTCGTTTGGACGGATCAGACACTCCATATGTTGAAAGAAACCATGGACCATCATTTAAG ATTCCTGAACCAGGAAGACGAGAGAGACTGGGTTTGAAGATGGCCAATGAAGCTGCTGCCAAAAACCGTGCAAAGAAGCAGGAGGCATTACGAAAAGTCACCGAGAACCTTGCAAG TCTTACACCTAAAGGTCTGAGCCCAGCCCTCACACCTGCCCTGCAGCGGCTCGTAAATCGGACATCTAGCAAATACACGGACAAAGCCCTTCGAGCAAGTTACACCCCTTCACCCTCACACAGAATCATTGGTTGCAAGTCTCCATTCGCTGGCCCAGCCACTCCTTCAGGAACACCAACGCCCAACAAAGCCAAGACACCGAGCTCTCAGGACCTTACATCACTCACAGACAACCTCCTGCAGCTTCCCAAGAGACGGAAAGCCTCAGACTTTTTTTGA
- the rnf185 gene encoding E3 ubiquitin-protein ligase RNF185 isoform X2 — translation MAAAASSSPAPGSSAAAENTSPGSSSSTQADGGNQDSTFECNICLDTAKDAVISLCGHLFCWPCLHQWLETRPNRQVCPVCKAGISRDKVIPLYGRGSTGQQDPRERTPPRPQGQRPEPENRGGFQGFGFGDGGFQMSFGIGAFPFGIFATAFNINDGRPPPAPGTPQHMDEQFLSRLFLFVALVIMFWLLIA, via the exons ATGGCTGCCGCTGCATCTTCTTCACCAGCTCCTGGCTCCTCTGCAGCCGCTGAAAACACaagccccgggtccagcagCTCGACTCAGGCTGACGGTGGCAACCAGGACAGCACTTTCGAGTGCAATATATGTTTAGACACGGCCAAGGATGCCGTGATCAGCTTGTGTGGACACCTCTTTTG TTGGCCTTGTTTGCATCAG tgGTTGGAAACCCGACCAAACAGACAAGTATGTCCAGTGTGTAAAGCTGGTATCAGCAGGGACAAAGTAATCCCCTTATATGGGAGGGGAAGTACAGGCCAGCAGGATCCCAG AGAAAGGACACCCCCTCGGCCACAAGGACAAAGACCTGAGCCAGAAAACCGTGGT GGGTTCCAGGGATTTGGCTTTGGAGATGGTGGTTTCCAGATGTCATTTGGAATTGGGGCCTTTCCATTTGGTATTTTTGCTACAGCTTTCAATATTAATGATGGACGACCTCCTCCAG CTCCAGGGACACCACAGCACATGGATGAACAGTTTCTGTCTCGACTCTTCCTGTTTGTCGCTCTAGTGATTATGTTTTGGCTGCTGATTGCATAG